GTCAAACAGGCGACGTTGCGTAAACTGACCGATCAGGCATTAGCGTTACTCGACACCTGCGCGATAAGCGAATTATTACCCCCACAGCTGGCACAGGGAATGATGAGCCTGCCAGAGGCGCTGCGCACACTCCACCGTCCCCCTCCCTCGTTACAGCTCGGCGATCTGGAAAAGGGGCTGCATCCGGCACAACAGCGCTTAATACTGGAAGAGTTGCTGGCTCATAATCTGAGTATGCTGGCATTACGTGCCGGAGCCCGGCGCCATCATGCGCTGCCACTGGCGGCTGATGATCGATTAAGCGGTCAGTTACTGGCAGCACTTCCTTTTCAGCCGACCGCAGCACAGCAACGGGTGAGCGCAGAGATTGCCAGCGATATGGCACGTGACGTTCCGATGATGCGTCTGGTGCAGGGCGATGTCGGTTGCGGTAAAACCCTGGTGGCGGCGCTGGCGGCACTGAATGCGATTACCCACGGCAAACAGGTGGCGCTGATGGCGCCCACCGAATTGCTGGCGGAACAGCACGTCAGTCAGTTTCGCCACTGGTTTGCGCCCCTGGGCATCGAAGTGGGCTGGCTGACCGGCAAACAGAAGGGGAAAGCGCGCCAGACACAGCAAGAAGCTATCGCTGCCGGTCAGATCCAGATGATCATTGGCACCCACGCGATTTTTCAGCAACATGTCCAGTTTCACAACCTGGCGCTGGTGGTGATTGATGAACAACATCGCTTTGGTGTCCATCAGCGACTGGCGCTGTGGGAAAAGGGTCAGCAGCAGGGCTTTTATCCTCATCAGCTGATTATGACCGCCACCCCGATCCCGCGTACGCTGGCCATGACCGCCTATGCCGATCTCGATACTTCGCTTATCGATCAACTGCCACCGGGACGCACCCCGGTTACCACGGTGGCGATTGCGGATAGCCGACGTCAGGAGATTATTGATCGTGTCCAGCACGCCTGCACACAGGAGGCGCGCCAGGCTTACTGGGTCTGTACATTAATTGATGAATCAGAAGTGCTGGAGGCACAGGCCGCGGAAGCTACCTGCGAGGAGCTCCGCCAGGCACTGCCAGCGCTGAATATCGGTCTGGTACATGGGCGGATGAAACCGGCAGACAAACAGGCGGTGATGCGGGCCTTTAAACAGGGCGAGCTCCATTTACTGGTCGCCACCACCGTTATCGAAGTGGGGGTGGATGTACCCAACGCCAGCCTGATGATCATTGAAAACCCGGAGCGTCTTGGGCTGGCGCAGTTACATCAGTTGCGGGGGCGCGTTGGGCGTGGTGCGGTCGCCTCTCATTGTGTTTTGCTGTATAAATCGCCGCTATCAAAAACGGCACAGAAACGGCTCCAGGTTCTGCGCGATAGCAATGATGGTTTTGTTATCGCCCAGCAGGATCTGGCGATCCGTGGTCCAGGTGAACTGCTTGGCACCCGGCAAACGGGTGCCGCTGAATTTAAAGTGGCTGACCTGCTCCGCGATCAGGCAATGATCCCGAATGTTCAGCGTATTGCGCGTCATATTCACCAGCACTATCCCCAACAGGCGCAGGCGCTGATTGAACGCTGGATGCCGGAAACAGAACGTTATTCCCGTGTGTAGTGACCCACGGGTAGCGGCACGACAGACTATTTTTTATCTGATGAGTGAATGATGAAACGAGAACTGGCTCTTGAATTTTCCCGTGTGACAGAAGCGGCCGCCCTGGCGGGCTATAAATGGCTCGGGCGTGGTGATAAAAACGGGGCGGATGGTGCGGCAGTTAATGCCATGCGCATCATGCTCAATCTGATTAATATCGATGGCACTATCGTTATCGGCGAAGGTGAAATCGATGAAGCACCAATGTTATATATCGGTGAGAAGGT
The sequence above is drawn from the Enterobacteriaceae bacterium ESL0689 genome and encodes:
- the recG gene encoding ATP-dependent DNA helicase RecG, which codes for MSGRLLAAIPLNSLTGVGAVQSNKLAKMGLCTVQDLLLHLPSRYEDRTRLYPISDLLPGMYATVEGEVLNCQVTFGGRRMMTCQINDGSATLTLRFFNFNAAMKNSLVTGRRVLAYGEAKRGKYGAEMIHPEYHLQGERKTAELQETLTPVYPTTEGVKQATLRKLTDQALALLDTCAISELLPPQLAQGMMSLPEALRTLHRPPPSLQLGDLEKGLHPAQQRLILEELLAHNLSMLALRAGARRHHALPLAADDRLSGQLLAALPFQPTAAQQRVSAEIASDMARDVPMMRLVQGDVGCGKTLVAALAALNAITHGKQVALMAPTELLAEQHVSQFRHWFAPLGIEVGWLTGKQKGKARQTQQEAIAAGQIQMIIGTHAIFQQHVQFHNLALVVIDEQHRFGVHQRLALWEKGQQQGFYPHQLIMTATPIPRTLAMTAYADLDTSLIDQLPPGRTPVTTVAIADSRRQEIIDRVQHACTQEARQAYWVCTLIDESEVLEAQAAEATCEELRQALPALNIGLVHGRMKPADKQAVMRAFKQGELHLLVATTVIEVGVDVPNASLMIIENPERLGLAQLHQLRGRVGRGAVASHCVLLYKSPLSKTAQKRLQVLRDSNDGFVIAQQDLAIRGPGELLGTRQTGAAEFKVADLLRDQAMIPNVQRIARHIHQHYPQQAQALIERWMPETERYSRV